Proteins co-encoded in one Phycodurus eques isolate BA_2022a chromosome 14, UOR_Pequ_1.1, whole genome shotgun sequence genomic window:
- the LOC133413111 gene encoding cytochrome c oxidase assembly protein COX16 homolog, mitochondrial gives MFSLKALQKNKTLRYGVPMLLLVVGGSFGLREFTQIRYDAQKIRRKLDPSLEARVNVQRQSVILEQEYKKMKDANLDEWRNIRGPRPWEDSREYQEEERSKRTADS, from the exons ATGTTTAGCTTAAAAGCGCTCCAGAAGAACAAGACTCTTAGATATGGAGTGCCCATGCTC CTGTTGGTGGTCGGCGGTTCCTTCGGCCTGCGAGAGTTCACGCAGATCCGCTACGACGCCCAGAAGATTAGGAGGAAG TTGGATCCGTCACTGGAGGCCAGAGTGAACGTGCAGAGACAGTCGGTCATTTTGGAGCAAGAGTACAAG AAGATGAAGGACGCCAATTTGGACGAGTGGAGGAACATTCGCGGCCCGCGGCCTTGGGAGGACTCCCGGGAGTACCAGGAGGAGGAGCGCAGTAAGAGGACCGCAGACAGCTAG